A genomic stretch from Coffea arabica cultivar ET-39 chromosome 10c, Coffea Arabica ET-39 HiFi, whole genome shotgun sequence includes:
- the LOC113713912 gene encoding uncharacterized protein, whose protein sequence is MDRHLTGWGTSYDQNEEDEDWQLIEWAVLVLFNPIAERAAGYILPLPCKNSMLSGRAYVHEVINGHPARVLENCRLTVDSFMRLCEILVSGGYVPQNPQKRVQIEEALCMTLVMLSHNHRMRPLAERFQHSPETICRNIHEVLRGICELGKHLIRPRGQNNVHPKIYTDRRFANWFMNAVGAMDGTHIPAHAPPGEQVAYMNRHGQATQNVLAICDFDMRFTYIYAGWEGSAHDARVLDGALTGPTHFPMAPSGKYYLVDSAYRNIPGFLAPYRGTPRHQPERRRGFTSPQQLFNTRHSALRNVIERCFGVLKRRFAILRGPVPNFYMTTQINVVIACCTLHNFIRDELPEDDIFNDHEQEMEVDGEGGVPPRPEIQPFHASQEEVNEWHEMRDTMANGMWNDYRSGRRRQ, encoded by the exons ATGGATAGGCATCTGACTGGTTGGGGAACTTCTTATGACCAAAATGAGGAGGATGAGGACTGGCAACTAATTGAATGGGCAGTTCTTGTTCTTTTCAATCCGATTGCTGAGAGAGCTGCTGGATATATATTACCACTACCGTGCAAAAATAGCATGTTATCTGGAAGAGCATATGTCCATGAAGTGATTAATGGACATCCAGCAAGGGTTCTTGAGAATTGTAGGCTCACAGTGGACTCTTTCATGCGACTATGTGAAATTTTGGTTAGTGGAGGATACGTCCCGCAAAACCCTCAGAAAAGAGTACAAATAGAAGAGGCATTGTGCATGACATTGGTGATGTTAAGCCACAACCATCGAATGCGTCCACTTGCTGAACGATTTCAGCATTCCCCGGAAACTATATGTAGGAACATTCACGAGGTCCTTAGAGGTATTTGTGAATTAGGAAAACATCTTATTCGACCCAGAGGCCAAAATAATGTGCATCCAAAGATTTATACGGATCGAAGATTCGCCAATTGGTTTATG AATGCGGTAGGTGCAATGGATGGGACTCATATTCCAGCACATGCTCCGCCTGGGGAACAAGTCGCATACATGAATAGGCATGGCCAAGCAACACAGAATGTATTAGCCATATGTGATTTTGATATGCgatttacatatatttatgctGGATGGGAAGGGAGTGCACATGATGCACGTGTGTTGGATGGAGCATTAACAGGGCCCACACATTTTCCAATGGCTCCGTCAG GGAAATACTACTTGGTTGACAGTGCATATAGAAATATTCCTGGATTTCTTGCACCTTATCGTGGTACACCCCGACACCAGCCTGAAAGACGACGAGGTTTCACGTCCCCACAGCAGCTTTTCAATACTCGCCATTCAGCGCTTCGGAATGTAATTGAGAGGTGTTTTGGGGTGCTAAAAAGACGATTTGCCATATTGCGTGGTCCAGTGCCAAATTTTTATATGACTACACAAATAAATGTTGTCATCGCTTGTTGCACACTTCACAATTTTATACGGGACGAATTGCCGGAGGACGACATCTTCAATGACCACGAACAGGAGATGGAAGTTGACGGAGAAGGTGGGGTACCACCAAGGCCAGAAATCCAACCCTTCCACGCTTCGCAAGAAGAGGTGAATGAATGGCATGAAATGAGGGATACAATGGCAAATGGAATGTGGAATGACTACAGAAGTGGTAGACGAAGGCAGTAG
- the LOC140015788 gene encoding uncharacterized protein: MALDMEIKDLIAFSDSDLLVHQILKLKFRNLELRHIPRTRNAFVDALATLSSIIQHPDKLVIEPIQIQFQDRPANCLVIERVSDIHSWYNNIKEFMRTGSYPPDADSVAKSFLPRMSSRFFLNGEVLYKKTSNLGLLRCINENEVDYVMKEVHSEICGPHMNGHLLAKKIMKT; the protein is encoded by the exons atgGCATTGGACATGGAGATCAAGGATCTGATAGCATTCAGTGATTCCGATTTACTTGTGCACCAGATACTTAAGCT CAAATTTAGGAATTTGGAACTCAGACATATTCCTCGCACTCGTAACGCCTTTGTTGATGCTTTAGCTACTCTGTCTTCGATAATCCAACATCCAGATAAGTTGGTGATTGAACCTATACAGATTCAATTTCAAGATAGGCCAGCCAATTGTCTGGTTATAGAAAGGGTCTCTGATATTCACTCTTGGTACAATAATATTAAGGAATTCATGAGAACGGGATCCTACCCTCCTGATGCTGATTCTGTTGCAAAAAGTTTCTTACCTAGAATGTCATCAAGATTTTTCTTGAATGGAGAAGTGCTATACAAGAAAACATCTAATTTGGGCCTTTTAAGATGCATCAATGAAAACGAAGTCGATTATGTGATGAAAGAAGTACATAGTGAAATTTGTGGGCCACACATGAATGGGCATCTACTGGCTAAAAAGATCATGAAAACATGA
- the LOC113713913 gene encoding uncharacterized protein, with the protein MVDGLCEQFKIRHRNSIIYRPQMNGTVEAVNKNLKKIIRKMTETHRDWHEKLPYALMAYRTTIRTSTGTTPYSLMYGMEAVLLAEVEIPSFCILMEAQIKDAEWVRERYEQLSLIDKKMLNAILPMQEEAKGKFAPNW; encoded by the exons ATGGTGGATGGATTATGTGAACAGTTCAAGATCAGACATCGAAATTCTATCATTTACAGGCCTCAAATGAATGGAACCGTCGAAGCCGTaaataagaatttgaagaaaatcatTCGTAAGATGACTGAAACACACCGGGATTGGCATGAGAAGCTGCCTTATGCATTGATGGCGTATAGAACTACTATCAGGACTTCTACCGGAACAACTCCTTACTCTcttatgtatggaatggaagcagtATTGCTTGCagaagttgaaattccttcctttTGCATTTTAATGGAAGCTCAGATAAAAGATGCTGAATGGGTCAGGGAACGCTATGAGCAGTTGTCTCTAATTGATAAAAAGATGTTGAATGCC ATTCTTCCAATGCAAGAGGAGGCTAAAGGGAAGTTTGCTCCCAATTGGTAA